One stretch of Natronobacterium gregoryi SP2 DNA includes these proteins:
- the rnhA gene encoding ribonuclease HI, whose translation MPVIECDIERARLRLEEAGVAVESGNTDHERWRASRGSATAVAYDDKVVIQGESPQDLEALLRGGGGRAHLYFDGGARGNPGPAAIGWVIVTGDGIVAEGSERIGRATNNQAEYAALIAVLEAARDYGYDEVQIRGDSELIVKQVRGEYDTNNPELREKRVTVHELLSSFDEWAIEHVPREVNERADELANEAFES comes from the coding sequence ATGCCGGTCATCGAGTGTGACATCGAGCGAGCGCGACTCCGCCTCGAGGAGGCAGGTGTCGCCGTCGAATCGGGGAACACGGACCACGAACGCTGGCGGGCGAGTCGCGGGTCGGCGACGGCCGTCGCCTACGACGACAAGGTCGTGATCCAGGGAGAGTCGCCCCAGGATCTCGAGGCCCTGCTCCGGGGCGGCGGCGGGCGGGCCCACCTCTACTTCGACGGCGGCGCGCGCGGCAATCCGGGACCTGCGGCTATTGGCTGGGTGATCGTCACCGGCGACGGCATCGTCGCGGAAGGGAGCGAGCGGATCGGCCGTGCAACGAACAACCAGGCCGAGTACGCGGCGCTGATCGCCGTCCTCGAGGCCGCGCGCGACTACGGCTACGACGAAGTGCAGATTCGCGGCGATTCCGAACTGATCGTCAAGCAGGTCCGTGGCGAGTACGACACGAACAATCCCGAACTCCGCGAGAAGCGAGTGACCGTCCACGAACTGCTCTCGTCGTTCGACGAGTGGGCGATCGAACACGTCCCCCGCGAGGTCAACGAGCGTGCGGACGAACTCGCAAACGAGGCATTCGAGAGCTAA
- a CDS encoding winged helix-turn-helix transcriptional regulator: MNDTRRRIHSCVVENAGVHFNELVRRTDGSPGQVQHHLQRLLDREKLVSEKLYGKVHYYPPEYDEWERKALALLQRDVSCEIITRLLKDDSPTPSEIADSVDIARSSLEYHLERLIDCDVVEKEYGPGNRVLLGLSHPEQTEILLVEVTPQCSCDVYC, translated from the coding sequence ATGAACGATACACGCCGTCGAATCCACTCGTGCGTGGTGGAAAACGCTGGGGTTCACTTCAACGAACTCGTCAGGAGAACTGACGGCTCACCAGGGCAGGTACAGCATCATCTTCAGCGACTGCTCGACCGGGAAAAGCTGGTTTCTGAAAAACTGTACGGGAAGGTCCACTACTATCCACCCGAGTACGACGAGTGGGAGCGGAAAGCCCTGGCACTGCTTCAGCGAGACGTATCTTGTGAAATAATCACGCGCCTGCTGAAAGACGACTCACCGACCCCCAGTGAGATAGCTGATTCCGTCGACATCGCCCGAAGCTCACTCGAATATCACCTAGAGCGTCTTATCGACTGTGATGTCGTCGAAAAAGAGTATGGGCCGGGAAATCGGGTCCTCTTGGGACTTTCACATCCCGAACAGACGGAGATACTGCTGGTAGAGGTCACCCCGCAATGCTCGTGTGACGTCTACTGTTGA
- a CDS encoding PadR family transcriptional regulator yields MSEAQSITGEQSIARELTAFQNNILVILAKEPMYGLAIKRELEDYYGTEVNHGRLYPNLDELVELGLVEKSELDKRTNQYALTDDGYDAVLDGVRWTLSNVVSDGDRADEIRDIVDESY; encoded by the coding sequence ATGTCAGAGGCACAATCAATTACCGGCGAACAGAGTATCGCGCGCGAGCTCACAGCGTTCCAGAACAACATCCTCGTCATCCTCGCCAAGGAGCCGATGTACGGCCTGGCGATCAAGCGGGAACTCGAGGATTACTACGGAACCGAGGTCAACCACGGCCGTCTCTACCCGAACCTCGACGAACTCGTCGAACTGGGACTGGTCGAAAAGAGTGAACTCGACAAACGAACCAACCAGTACGCACTGACCGACGACGGCTACGATGCCGTCCTCGACGGCGTCCGCTGGACGCTCTCGAACGTCGTCAGCGATGGAGACCGCGCGGACGAGATCCGCGACATCGTCGACGAAAGCTACTGA
- a CDS encoding DUF7519 family protein produces MNEPAATDVAAERPDPDAGVDLTRKPTLASSAAAVGTGAVAALVAGFVSTMALAIGATGIVVLAVALAIGNRDAVDAGAFVVFAGVLIAGVQGGVAAVEPTLVGTIAAVLAWDRAHAAVDLGEQLGRETPTLRLEAVGFASSLLVGLLSGTVGYAVYVFGTGSQPVPALVLLLLAALFITIGLGSGKRERNWRSSRRD; encoded by the coding sequence ATGAACGAACCTGCGGCTACCGACGTGGCGGCCGAACGTCCCGACCCCGACGCTGGCGTCGACCTGACGCGAAAGCCGACGCTCGCCTCGAGCGCCGCCGCCGTCGGTACGGGAGCCGTCGCGGCGCTCGTCGCAGGTTTCGTCTCCACCATGGCGCTCGCTATCGGTGCCACAGGGATCGTCGTCCTCGCTGTTGCACTCGCGATCGGCAATCGTGACGCCGTCGACGCGGGCGCGTTCGTCGTCTTCGCTGGCGTCTTGATCGCCGGAGTTCAGGGCGGCGTCGCTGCGGTCGAACCGACACTCGTCGGGACGATTGCGGCAGTCCTCGCCTGGGACCGCGCACACGCCGCTGTCGACCTCGGCGAACAACTCGGTCGTGAAACCCCGACGCTCCGACTCGAGGCCGTCGGCTTCGCCTCGAGTCTGCTGGTCGGCCTGCTGTCGGGAACGGTCGGCTACGCCGTCTACGTCTTCGGCACTGGCAGTCAGCCGGTTCCAGCGTTAGTATTGTTGTTGCTCGCGGCGCTTTTCATCACGATCGGGCTGGGCTCCGGAAAACGGGAGAGAAACTGGCGCTCGAGTCGAAGAGACTAG
- a CDS encoding OsmC family protein yields MTESNDPTTYELTADRLSPKRTRIDTGDAEFVVGKDVNPVEYFLGAVLGCLNSTATMVARDMAVPIDEMTVSIEGDIDYASYRGEQSDARPGLQGLEVTVEVESDATEDELEAWLAAVEDRCPVTDNVENETSLGLTLESA; encoded by the coding sequence ATGACGGAATCGAACGACCCGACGACGTACGAACTGACCGCCGACCGACTCAGTCCGAAACGAACTCGAATCGACACCGGCGACGCAGAGTTCGTCGTCGGCAAGGACGTAAACCCCGTCGAGTACTTTCTGGGTGCGGTTCTTGGCTGTCTGAACTCGACGGCGACGATGGTCGCGCGCGATATGGCCGTGCCGATCGACGAGATGACGGTATCGATCGAAGGAGATATCGACTACGCCAGCTACCGCGGCGAGCAGTCCGACGCCCGCCCAGGCCTCCAGGGCCTCGAGGTTACGGTCGAAGTCGAGTCGGACGCGACCGAAGACGAACTCGAGGCGTGGCTCGCAGCCGTCGAGGACCGCTGTCCGGTCACCGACAACGTCGAGAACGAAACGTCACTCGGCCTCACACTCGAGTCAGCCTGA
- a CDS encoding DUF7108 family protein codes for MSESNGSESTDARDDGADSAELPADVVEEAERLTRLERTVADDNEATAHAKRREELLDNHGFTSRIRDDDGDDVLVCHPAAWIEDGLVRTDRVEDTSRAVEIPLEGTGDPDDWNEVDAHNREIATVVRERHGGVHGDNAAALADFVGNHYAKSIESLTAEELAEFRTEYFVRNAWPSKKQRTVIDESIELIYETVGEAVPGE; via the coding sequence ATGAGCGAGTCGAACGGATCGGAATCGACTGACGCGCGTGACGACGGAGCCGACAGTGCGGAACTGCCCGCCGACGTCGTCGAGGAGGCAGAACGGCTCACGCGTCTCGAGCGGACGGTCGCCGACGACAACGAGGCCACAGCTCACGCCAAACGGCGCGAGGAACTGTTGGACAATCACGGGTTCACGTCCCGAATCCGGGACGACGACGGCGACGACGTATTGGTCTGTCATCCCGCGGCATGGATCGAAGACGGACTCGTCAGGACCGACCGGGTCGAGGATACCTCTCGCGCGGTCGAAATCCCACTCGAGGGGACGGGCGATCCGGACGACTGGAACGAAGTCGACGCCCACAACCGCGAAATCGCCACAGTGGTCAGGGAACGCCACGGCGGCGTCCACGGAGACAACGCAGCGGCGCTTGCGGACTTCGTCGGCAACCACTACGCGAAGTCGATCGAGTCGTTGACGGCCGAGGAACTCGCGGAGTTCCGAACGGAGTATTTCGTGCGTAACGCGTGGCCGTCAAAAAAACAGCGGACTGTGATCGACGAATCGATCGAGTTGATCTACGAAACGGTCGGTGAAGCCGTTCCGGGGGAGTAG
- a CDS encoding transcription initiation factor IIB — translation MTRSTRQRERTRETDETEDQEGVKACPECESDNLVKDSDRGELICEDCGLVVEEEKIDPGPEWRAFNHQERQEKSRVGAPTTQTMHDKGLTTTIDWKDKDAYGRSISSKKRSQMHRLRKWQERIRTKDAGERNLQFALSEIDRMASALGVPRSVREVASVIYRRALKEDLIRGRSIEGVATSALYAACRKEGIPRSLEEISEVSRVERKEIGRTYRYISQELGLEMRPVDPKKYVPRFCSELELSEEVQTKANEIIEKTAEEGLLSGKSPTGYAAAAIYAASLLCNEKKTQREVADVAQVTEVTIRNRYQEQIEAMGIHG, via the coding sequence ATGACACGGTCCACCCGCCAGCGGGAGCGCACGCGTGAGACGGACGAGACCGAGGATCAGGAGGGGGTAAAAGCCTGTCCCGAGTGTGAATCGGACAATCTCGTGAAAGACTCCGACCGGGGTGAGCTCATCTGTGAAGACTGTGGGCTCGTCGTGGAGGAAGAAAAGATCGACCCCGGTCCTGAGTGGCGGGCGTTCAACCACCAGGAACGGCAGGAAAAGTCCCGGGTCGGTGCACCGACGACCCAGACGATGCACGACAAGGGACTGACGACGACGATCGACTGGAAAGACAAAGACGCCTACGGACGCTCTATTTCTTCGAAGAAACGCAGCCAGATGCATCGGCTGCGAAAGTGGCAAGAGCGGATTCGAACGAAAGACGCCGGCGAACGAAATCTCCAGTTCGCACTGAGCGAAATCGACCGGATGGCCTCGGCACTCGGTGTCCCACGGTCGGTACGCGAGGTCGCCTCGGTGATCTATCGCCGCGCACTCAAAGAAGACCTCATCCGCGGTCGGTCGATCGAAGGCGTCGCGACATCGGCGCTGTACGCCGCCTGTCGAAAGGAGGGAATCCCACGGAGCCTCGAAGAAATCTCGGAAGTCTCACGCGTCGAACGAAAAGAGATCGGCCGGACGTATCGATACATCTCACAAGAACTCGGCCTCGAGATGCGACCCGTCGACCCGAAAAAGTACGTCCCTCGTTTCTGTTCCGAACTCGAACTGTCCGAAGAGGTCCAGACAAAGGCCAACGAAATCATCGAGAAGACGGCCGAGGAAGGGCTGCTCTCGGGCAAGTCTCCGACCGGATACGCCGCCGCTGCGATCTACGCTGCGTCGCTGCTCTGTAACGAGAAAAAGACCCAGCGTGAAGTCGCAGACGTCGCGCAGGTTACCGAAGTGACGATCCGGAATCGGTACCAGGAACAGATCGAAGCGATGGGAATTCACGGCTAA